In a single window of the Candidatus Kuenenbacteria bacterium HGW-Kuenenbacteria-1 genome:
- a CDS encoding response regulator yields the protein MTNKIKILIVEDDFFLRKLCQKKLEQKEFEVFLAEDGNKGIEEAKKNQPDLILLDIILPGINGFEVLKTLKKDLATASIPIVLLSNLGQKEDIDKGLALGANDYLIKAHFSPQEIVDKIEEVLMSIKSK from the coding sequence ATGACAAACAAAATAAAAATTTTAATTGTGGAAGATGATTTTTTTTTAAGAAAACTTTGTCAAAAAAAATTAGAACAAAAAGAATTTGAAGTTTTTTTAGCAGAAGATGGAAATAAAGGTATAGAAGAAGCAAAAAAAAATCAGCCAGATTTAATATTATTAGATATTATTTTACCAGGTATTAATGGATTTGAAGTTTTAAAAACCCTTAAAAAGGATCTAGCGACAGCTTCAATTCCAATAGTTTTATTAAGTAATTTAGGACAAAAAGAAGATATAGATAAAGGATTAGCATTGGGCGCCAATGATTATCTTATTAAGGCTCATTTTTCTCCTCAGGAAATAGTTGATAAAATAGAAGAAGTGTTAATGTCAATTAAAAGTAAGTAA